In Polaribacter sp. L3A8, a genomic segment contains:
- the aroC gene encoding chorismate synthase produces MSFNSFGNLLKVTTYGESHGTAIGGVIDGFPAGLELDFDAIQNELNRRKPGQSKIVTQRKEPDTVEFLSGIFEGKTTGTSIGFIIKNTNQKSKDYNHNTNVYRPSHADYTYDKKFGNRDYRGGGRSSARETANWVVAGALAKQLIASMKINAFTSSVGDIFIDKPYQDLDFSKTESNIVRCPDEASAEKMITRIQEIRKAGDTIGGTVTCVAQNVPVGLGEPIFQKLHAQLGSAMLSINAVKGFEFGSGFCGAKMKGSEHNDIFNADGSTQSNLSGGIQGGISNGMDIYFRVAFKPVATIMSSQQTINSEYEVTEITGKGRHDPCVVPRAVPIVEAMTALVLADFWLLNKSRQL; encoded by the coding sequence ATGTCATTTAATTCCTTTGGAAATTTATTAAAAGTAACAACGTACGGAGAATCTCATGGAACCGCTATTGGTGGTGTTATAGATGGTTTTCCTGCAGGGCTAGAACTAGACTTTGATGCTATTCAAAATGAGTTAAACAGACGTAAACCTGGGCAATCTAAAATTGTTACCCAACGTAAAGAACCAGACACTGTTGAGTTTCTTTCTGGTATTTTTGAAGGAAAAACAACAGGAACTTCTATTGGTTTTATTATTAAAAACACCAATCAGAAATCTAAAGACTACAATCACAATACAAATGTATACAGACCTTCTCATGCAGATTATACGTACGATAAGAAGTTTGGAAACAGAGATTATAGAGGTGGTGGAAGAAGTTCTGCTCGTGAAACTGCCAACTGGGTAGTTGCTGGTGCTTTGGCTAAACAGCTAATTGCAAGCATGAAAATTAATGCTTTTACATCTTCTGTTGGAGATATTTTTATAGACAAACCGTATCAAGATTTAGACTTTTCTAAAACAGAAAGTAATATTGTTCGTTGTCCGGATGAAGCTTCTGCAGAAAAAATGATAACAAGAATACAAGAAATAAGAAAAGCAGGTGATACCATTGGTGGAACCGTTACTTGTGTTGCTCAAAATGTACCTGTTGGCTTAGGAGAACCTATATTTCAGAAGCTACATGCACAATTAGGTAGTGCCATGTTATCTATAAATGCTGTAAAAGGTTTTGAATTTGGAAGTGGTTTTTGTGGTGCAAAAATGAAAGGATCTGAACATAACGACATTTTTAATGCAGATGGTTCTACACAATCAAACTTATCTGGAGGAATACAAGGTGGAATAAGCAATGGTATGGACATCTATTTTAGAGTTGCATTTAAACCTGTTGCAACAATTATGAGTTCGCAACAAACTATTAACTCGGAATATGAAGTTACAGAAATTACAGGTAAAGGACGTCATGATCCTTGTGTTGTACCAAGAGCTGTACCAATTGTAGAAGCAATGACTGCTTTAGTTTTAGCAGACTTTTGGTTATTAAATAAAAGTAGACAGCTTTAA
- a CDS encoding transposase, whose translation MAGNMGLIVKKSFPNAALVIDRFHVQKLALDALQEIRIKHRWEAIDAENDAIENTRNKSLKYPKTIT comes from the coding sequence ATGGCGGGAAATATGGGGCTTATAGTCAAGAAATCCTTTCCAAACGCTGCCTTAGTAATAGATCGTTTTCACGTGCAAAAATTAGCATTAGATGCACTGCAAGAAATAAGAATTAAACATAGATGGGAAGCGATTGATGCTGAGAATGATGCCATTGAAAACACCAGAAATAAATCTTTAAAATACCCCAAAACTATTACCTAA
- a CDS encoding DUF6922 domain-containing protein encodes MAKKINISNTFPKQAFWDMDTNKLSVQKDKAIIIPRVLMTTNEDTFSKDIELVESVYNTNEIYTTLKNTKERISNNVCRLVSKRYNKPAFSRYDFS; translated from the coding sequence TTGGCTAAAAAAATAAACATATCTAATACGTTTCCAAAACAAGCATTTTGGGATATGGATACTAATAAATTATCTGTTCAAAAAGATAAGGCTATTATTATCCCTAGAGTATTAATGACTACAAATGAAGATACTTTTTCTAAAGATATTGAACTTGTAGAAAGTGTTTATAATACCAATGAAATTTACACTACTTTAAAAAACACAAAAGAACGTATTAGTAATAATGTTTGTAGATTAGTTTCTAAACGTTATAACAAACCTGCTTTTTCACGCTATGATTTTAGTTAA
- a CDS encoding heparan-alpha-glucosaminide N-acetyltransferase domain-containing protein — MDINRLYFIDIVRAFAILMMLQGHFIDTLLAVSYRDLNDPAFIIWSYFRGITAPTFFTISGLIFTYLLLKAKEKGLEKQRMIKGITRGFFLIGLGYLLRVPILGWLAAKFNTYFLVIDVLQIIGLSLILIICLYFICNKKTILFSIITLTFGVGIFITEPLYRTLNATSIPLFLNNYISKSNGSIFTIIPWSGYVFFGAFLATIFHKNLLKKSFKKIIITSFITFGIILILCSSNILVFFSKLLNSQLLMDSASYNYLFTRFGNVLLIFAFFYSFEKYLKTPLILKIGQKTLSIYVIHFIIIYGSFTGYGLKNIIGKNLTPTEAIFGAILFLVSVCILSFYYAKTNTFLYLNLRKIINKVKT; from the coding sequence GTGGATATAAACAGGTTGTATTTTATTGATATTGTTAGAGCTTTTGCAATCTTAATGATGCTTCAAGGGCATTTTATAGATACGCTATTGGCAGTTTCTTATAGAGATTTAAACGATCCAGCTTTTATTATTTGGTCTTATTTTAGAGGTATAACAGCTCCTACATTTTTTACTATTTCTGGTTTAATTTTTACGTATCTTTTATTAAAAGCAAAAGAGAAAGGATTAGAAAAACAAAGAATGATAAAAGGGATCACAAGAGGTTTCTTTTTAATTGGTCTTGGTTATTTGTTAAGGGTTCCTATATTGGGTTGGTTGGCAGCAAAATTTAATACTTACTTTTTAGTAATTGATGTACTACAGATAATAGGTTTAAGCCTAATATTAATTATTTGTTTATATTTTATTTGCAACAAAAAAACGATTCTTTTCTCTATAATCACATTAACCTTTGGTGTTGGTATATTTATAACAGAACCCTTATATAGAACCTTAAATGCAACATCAATCCCACTCTTTTTAAACAATTACATTTCTAAAAGTAACGGATCTATATTTACAATTATTCCTTGGTCTGGTTATGTTTTCTTTGGTGCATTTTTAGCAACAATTTTTCATAAAAATTTATTGAAAAAAAGTTTTAAGAAAATAATCATAACTTCTTTTATCACTTTTGGAATCATTTTAATTTTGTGCTCTTCAAATATACTCGTTTTTTTTTCAAAATTATTAAACTCTCAACTGTTAATGGATTCGGCTAGCTATAATTACCTCTTTACAAGGTTTGGAAATGTGTTATTAATTTTCGCCTTTTTTTATAGCTTCGAAAAATATTTAAAAACCCCTTTAATTTTAAAGATAGGACAAAAAACACTTTCTATTTATGTAATTCATTTTATTATAATTTACGGAAGCTTTACCGGTTATGGCTTAAAAAATATCATTGGTAAGAACTTAACACCTACAGAAGCAATCTTTGGGGCTATCTTATTCTTAGTCTCAGTTTGTATATTATCTTTTTATTATGCCAAAACAAATACTTTTTTATACCTAAATTTAAGGAAGATTATAAATAAAGTAAAAACATAA
- a CDS encoding IS1595 family transposase, with protein sequence MNIFKGQNLLEFADRFKTDEDCKKYLADIKWKDGFQCVKCGHKKAQIRKDFSRTCNICSHQESSTSNTLFHKVKFGVRKAFFIVFEMSTSTKSLSASYVAVRFSVTEKTARLFMLKIREAMESSGNSPMTGIVHVDEFVLGGREKDKVGRSYNAKKKKAITAVELTEDGKVKRMYAMRIEDFSASSLQYIFVNHISREAKVITDKWRGYRPIAKAYNITQIESNGGMNFKALHTMIHQVKSWIRTTYSWVSDFNLNRYFNEFCFRINRSQSKATIFNNLITKMVQKDKVEQHKIICN encoded by the coding sequence ATGAATATATTTAAAGGACAAAACCTTCTAGAGTTTGCTGATCGGTTTAAAACGGATGAAGATTGCAAGAAATACTTGGCAGATATTAAGTGGAAAGATGGATTTCAATGTGTTAAATGTGGACATAAAAAGGCTCAAATAAGAAAAGATTTTTCACGGACATGTAATATTTGCTCTCATCAAGAATCATCTACCTCAAACACACTTTTTCACAAGGTAAAGTTTGGTGTTAGAAAAGCTTTTTTTATTGTTTTTGAAATGAGTACAAGTACTAAAAGCCTTTCTGCTAGTTATGTTGCAGTTCGTTTTAGCGTAACAGAAAAGACAGCCCGTTTATTTATGCTCAAAATTAGAGAAGCAATGGAAAGTAGTGGAAATAGTCCTATGACCGGTATTGTTCATGTGGATGAATTTGTTTTGGGTGGACGAGAAAAAGATAAAGTAGGAAGAAGTTATAATGCTAAGAAAAAGAAAGCTATAACTGCTGTTGAACTAACTGAAGATGGAAAAGTTAAAAGAATGTATGCCATGAGAATCGAAGATTTTTCAGCTAGTTCTTTGCAATATATTTTTGTGAATCATATCAGTCGAGAAGCTAAAGTGATAACCGACAAATGGAGAGGTTACAGACCTATTGCGAAAGCTTATAATATTACTCAAATAGAAAGTAATGGAGGTATGAATTTTAAAGCACTTCATACAATGATTCATCAAGTGAAATCTTGGATAAGAACAACGTATTCTTGGGTAAGTGACTTTAATCTAAATAGATATTTTAATGAATTTTGTTTTAGAATTAATCGATCACAAAGTAAAGCAACAATATTCAATAACTTAATAACAAAAATGGTTCAAAAGGATAAAGTAGAGCAGCACAAAATTATATGTAACTAA
- a CDS encoding type IIG restriction enzyme/methyltransferase, translating into MNKTNTRKALNPAYRKHKPLRKDVTNFIVQLQDCINAVKLSDDNGESEEHIKSHFTTFFNTTFYTNNYINTKDRIDLAIYLEDKPTSDIGVIIEAKKPSNKAEFLREDNLNRKALQELLLYYLRERLDNNNNNIKHLIATNGYEWYLFKSEDFYNYFFKNKALIKEYKDFRDGLKDTTKNELFYNEIAKKYIAEIEQDLPFVHLDFTKTNLSKLKDGNLNTLYKIFSDVHILGHPFGNDSNQLNKTFYNELLHIIGLEEVKDKGKKIINRKEVKDRDYASLLENTIFHLEDRDYLSNIKSIPNGVDKPFNAGLELCLTWVNRILFLKLLESQLLTYHQNDEKYKFLNAKFINGFDDLNDLFFSALAKQEDQRHPKYKDKYKDIPYLNSSLFERNTLEEEAFEISALNNDEIAIYSGTVLKDANGKKQKGKLTTLEYLFKFLDAYNFATDGTEGIEDEKETKSLINASVLGLIFEKINGYKEGSFYTPAYITMYMCRETIRRTVIQKFKEQEETTIETFEDLQSYCSRLFKVDDLQRLNNIVNSIKICDPAVGSGHFLVSALNELIVIKNELKILTDAKGMPLRCDIEIVNDELYVIDDKGALFEYNPTDKESARVQHTLFHEKQTLIENCLFGVDINPNSVKICRLRLWIELLKNAYYTPKNRLQTLPNIDINIKCGNSLISRFKLDDDLKEAFKNKDLNYTFTDYKNAVTEYKETNSKERKREVLKIINEVKNNFKSTLDKSFLVNFEKAQGKLINEQERQNNLKTFGEKIKKTEKDELKKLKIKAEKAYLEKEEIVNNAIYHNAFEWRFEFPEVLSDEGAYVGFDTIIGNPPYLDMREISKKQVEYLKLNFKTASNRVNLFSLFIEKFYNISNQKAKSSFIVPRNLIRSNEYLLIREFILNKTSIKELLSFKLGVFEDVTSEVVILILDKVISDINDIEIYNFVKYIDKNVKPKSIKQSVFKESIGKRFNIYLNENKISLLKKIKNQCINLGSISETLQGIIAGNEKKFISKEKKNEIYKPILRGKNIDKYYTPKSAIEYIEYIDGTKHLTRSRKRENFEVEEKIITQHISGKIKGTIDYSGFYYMQTINGTIINNNKYKIEYILSLMNSKLMDFYYDNTFNLGAEFTTAVAIHNIDLLPIKDSVNESQDKLAFLVNEILSLKKENPEADTSSLEKEIDQMVYKLYGLTEEEIAIVENS; encoded by the coding sequence ATGAACAAAACAAATACCAGAAAAGCATTAAATCCTGCATATAGAAAACACAAACCTTTAAGAAAAGACGTTACAAACTTTATAGTACAATTACAAGATTGTATTAATGCTGTAAAATTAAGTGACGATAATGGAGAAAGTGAGGAACATATTAAATCTCATTTTACAACTTTTTTTAATACTACTTTTTACACTAATAATTACATCAACACTAAAGACAGAATAGATTTAGCAATTTATTTAGAAGATAAACCAACATCTGATATAGGTGTAATTATAGAAGCAAAAAAACCAAGTAACAAAGCCGAGTTTTTAAGAGAAGATAATCTTAATAGAAAAGCATTACAAGAGTTATTATTGTATTATTTAAGAGAAAGATTAGATAATAACAACAATAATATAAAACACCTAATTGCTACAAATGGTTATGAATGGTATTTGTTTAAAAGTGAAGATTTTTACAATTACTTCTTTAAAAATAAAGCCTTAATAAAAGAATATAAAGATTTTAGAGATGGTTTAAAAGACACTACTAAAAACGAATTATTCTACAATGAAATAGCTAAAAAATACATTGCAGAAATAGAGCAAGATTTGCCTTTTGTTCATTTAGATTTTACCAAGACCAATTTATCTAAACTAAAAGATGGCAACCTAAACACATTATATAAAATATTTTCTGATGTACATATTCTAGGGCATCCTTTTGGTAATGACAGTAACCAATTAAACAAAACATTCTATAATGAGTTATTGCACATTATTGGTTTAGAAGAAGTAAAAGACAAAGGGAAAAAGATAATAAACAGAAAAGAAGTTAAAGACAGAGATTACGCTTCTTTATTAGAAAACACAATATTTCATTTAGAAGATAGAGATTACTTATCTAATATAAAAAGTATTCCTAATGGTGTAGACAAGCCTTTTAATGCAGGTTTAGAATTATGCTTAACGTGGGTAAATAGAATTTTATTCTTAAAATTATTAGAATCTCAATTATTAACCTATCATCAAAACGATGAAAAGTATAAATTCTTAAACGCAAAATTTATAAATGGTTTTGATGATTTAAATGATTTATTCTTTTCTGCATTAGCAAAACAAGAAGACCAAAGACACCCAAAATATAAAGACAAGTATAAAGATATACCTTACTTAAATAGTTCTTTATTTGAGCGCAATACATTAGAAGAGGAAGCTTTTGAAATATCTGCTTTAAATAATGATGAAATAGCAATTTATAGCGGTACTGTTTTAAAAGATGCTAACGGTAAAAAGCAAAAAGGAAAACTTACCACATTAGAATACCTCTTTAAGTTCTTAGATGCCTATAATTTTGCTACAGATGGTACAGAAGGTATAGAAGATGAAAAAGAAACCAAATCTTTAATTAACGCTTCTGTACTCGGTTTAATTTTCGAGAAGATAAACGGTTACAAAGAAGGTTCATTTTATACACCTGCATATATAACAATGTATATGTGTAGAGAAACGATAAGAAGAACTGTAATTCAAAAATTTAAAGAACAAGAAGAAACCACAATAGAAACATTTGAAGATTTGCAATCTTATTGTAGTAGATTATTTAAAGTTGATGATTTACAGAGATTAAACAACATTGTAAATAGTATTAAAATTTGTGACCCAGCAGTAGGTTCTGGACACTTTTTAGTAAGCGCCTTAAATGAGTTAATTGTTATAAAAAACGAATTAAAAATTTTAACGGATGCCAAAGGAATGCCTTTGCGTTGCGATATAGAGATTGTAAATGATGAATTATATGTAATTGATGATAAAGGTGCATTATTTGAATACAACCCTACAGATAAAGAAAGTGCAAGAGTGCAACATACTTTATTTCACGAGAAACAAACCCTTATAGAAAACTGTTTATTTGGTGTAGATATCAACCCAAATTCTGTAAAGATATGTAGGCTTCGTTTATGGATAGAACTGCTTAAAAACGCATACTACACGCCTAAAAACAGACTACAAACACTACCAAATATTGATATTAATATTAAATGTGGTAACTCTTTAATTAGCCGATTTAAATTAGATGACGATTTAAAAGAAGCTTTTAAAAATAAAGACCTTAATTATACTTTTACAGATTATAAAAATGCTGTAACTGAGTATAAAGAAACCAATAGCAAAGAGCGTAAAAGAGAGGTATTAAAAATAATTAATGAAGTTAAAAATAACTTTAAAAGTACTTTAGATAAATCCTTTTTAGTGAATTTTGAAAAAGCACAAGGGAAATTAATAAACGAACAAGAAAGACAAAACAATTTAAAAACTTTTGGTGAAAAGATTAAAAAAACAGAAAAAGACGAGCTTAAAAAATTAAAAATCAAAGCAGAAAAAGCTTATTTAGAAAAAGAAGAAATAGTAAACAACGCTATTTATCATAATGCTTTTGAATGGCGCTTTGAGTTTCCAGAGGTTTTAAGTGATGAGGGTGCGTATGTTGGTTTTGATACTATTATTGGAAATCCGCCATATTTAGATATGAGAGAAATTTCAAAAAAACAGGTTGAATATCTGAAATTAAACTTCAAAACTGCTTCTAATAGAGTAAACTTATTTTCATTGTTTATTGAAAAATTCTATAATATATCAAATCAAAAAGCTAAATCTAGTTTTATAGTCCCTAGAAACTTGATACGCTCAAATGAGTATTTATTGATTAGAGAATTTATATTAAATAAAACGTCGATTAAAGAATTATTAAGTTTTAAACTTGGAGTATTTGAAGATGTAACAAGTGAAGTTGTTATCTTAATTTTAGATAAGGTTATCTCAGATATTAATGATATTGAAATTTATAATTTTGTAAAGTATATAGATAAAAATGTAAAACCTAAATCAATTAAGCAGTCTGTTTTTAAAGAAAGTATAGGTAAAAGGTTTAATATCTATTTAAATGAAAATAAAATTTCATTATTGAAAAAGATTAAAAATCAATGTATTAACTTAGGTTCAATTTCAGAAACTCTTCAAGGCATAATAGCCGGTAATGAGAAAAAATTTATTTCAAAGGAGAAAAAAAATGAAATTTATAAACCTATTTTAAGAGGTAAAAATATAGATAAATATTACACTCCAAAAAGCGCTATTGAATATATTGAATATATTGATGGAACTAAACATTTAACTCGAAGTAGAAAAAGAGAGAATTTTGAAGTAGAAGAAAAGATTATTACGCAACATATTTCTGGCAAAATAAAAGGGACTATCGATTATTCTGGTTTTTATTATATGCAAACTATAAATGGTACAATAATTAATAATAATAAATATAAGATTGAATATATATTATCATTAATGAATTCTAAACTAATGGATTTTTATTATGATAATACCTTCAATTTGGGTGCAGAATTCACTACTGCCGTAGCTATTCACAATATTGATTTACTTCCTATTAAGGATTCAGTAAATGAATCACAAGATAAATTAGCTTTTTTAGTAAACGAAATATTGTCCCTTAAAAAAGAAAATCCAGAAGCAGACACCAGTAGTTTAGAAAAAGAAATAGATCAAATGGTTTATAAATTATATGGTTTAACAGAAGAAGAAATTGCAATTGTAGAAAATTCTTAA
- a CDS encoding Abi family protein, which translates to MANKATTINEQVEKLKYRGLVFDSGIEKVKEVLLDIGYYRLGFYWSPLEIDKDHNFKPGTKFSDVLALYYLDVDLKNILVRILNRIEINFKTQLIYFASNQYHKDSIWFTNNKIVKNSFVEGFYNFYNKNIKTI; encoded by the coding sequence ATGGCTAATAAAGCAACTACAATAAATGAACAAGTAGAAAAACTTAAATATAGAGGTTTGGTATTTGATTCTGGTATAGAAAAAGTAAAAGAAGTGCTTTTAGATATTGGTTATTATAGATTAGGTTTTTATTGGAGTCCTTTAGAAATTGATAAAGACCATAATTTTAAACCAGGTACTAAATTCTCAGATGTTTTAGCTTTATATTATTTAGATGTAGACCTTAAAAATATATTAGTAAGAATCTTAAATAGAATTGAAATTAACTTTAAAACACAATTAATTTATTTTGCATCAAACCAATATCATAAAGATTCTATTTGGTTTACAAATAATAAAATTGTTAAAAACAGTTTTGTAGAAGGTTTTTATAATTTTTATAACAAGAATATTAAAACCATTTAG
- a CDS encoding GNAT family N-acetyltransferase yields the protein MKTQIKVIEVDKILTIIPLLTKLNSKTPLAILKERVVEIAKTENYECIGLYIDDNLVGISGLWYSTRHYIGKTVEPDHVIIDDAIRGQGLGKQFFNWIDNHVKNKGCEAIELNAYVNNPQSHKFYYNEGYNIYGFHFLKVLRDDKKFY from the coding sequence ATGAAAACGCAAATAAAAGTAATTGAAGTCGATAAAATTCTGACAATCATCCCTCTTTTAACAAAATTAAACTCAAAAACACCTTTAGCAATATTAAAAGAAAGAGTTGTAGAAATAGCAAAAACAGAAAATTACGAGTGTATCGGTTTATATATTGATGATAATCTAGTAGGAATTTCTGGTCTTTGGTATTCAACAAGACATTATATTGGTAAAACCGTAGAGCCAGATCATGTAATTATAGACGATGCAATAAGAGGACAAGGACTTGGAAAACAATTCTTTAATTGGATAGACAATCATGTTAAAAATAAAGGTTGCGAAGCCATAGAATTAAATGCCTATGTAAACAACCCACAATCTCATAAATTCTATTATAATGAAGGGTACAATATCTACGGTTTTCACTTTTTGAAGGTTTTACGTGATGACAAAAAATTTTATTAA
- a CDS encoding ISAon1 family transposase N-terminal region protein, whose protein sequence is MDTSIELTKLLLPEILVDYFKLTKHEVKNGELHFHFTELNTIPEEFKALKLNSKGFFPEATIQDFPIRGKNVFLHVIRRRWVEENSKKVVTRDWQLVAKGTRITSEFAAFFKRYQSVITPLAQVL, encoded by the coding sequence TTGGATACTTCAATTGAACTAACAAAACTATTATTACCAGAAATTCTTGTTGACTATTTTAAACTAACTAAGCACGAAGTTAAAAATGGAGAACTTCATTTCCATTTCACAGAATTAAATACGATTCCTGAAGAATTCAAAGCACTTAAATTAAATTCTAAAGGTTTTTTTCCTGAAGCTACTATTCAAGATTTTCCAATTCGAGGTAAAAACGTTTTTCTACATGTTATTAGACGACGTTGGGTTGAGGAAAATTCTAAAAAAGTAGTTACAAGAGATTGGCAATTAGTAGCAAAAGGCACTAGAATAACTAGTGAATTTGCTGCTTTTTTTAAAAGATATCAGTCAGTAATAACGCCACTAGCACAAGTACTGTAG
- a CDS encoding Abi family protein — protein sequence MLTSKTINNKPIQKHHLKYRNHKYAPAWKTIEFMSLGSTINLYDALLNESLKRTIAKQYDVLSLQNFKNYLKTIRYIRNICTHSDLLFDANTNFTIFSSPQIPIENDKTHSLDTSIRVILYFLSQISEKRYIEYKDAINELFKVNSNNEVLKTIINNKIGYNKSY from the coding sequence ATACTGACCTCTAAAACCATTAATAATAAACCAATACAGAAGCATCATTTAAAATATAGAAATCATAAGTACGCACCTGCTTGGAAAACTATAGAATTTATGTCTTTAGGAAGCACAATTAATTTATATGATGCATTATTGAATGAATCTTTAAAAAGAACAATAGCAAAACAATACGATGTTTTAAGTTTACAAAATTTTAAAAACTATTTAAAAACGATTAGATATATTAGAAATATTTGTACTCACAGTGATTTGTTGTTTGATGCAAATACTAATTTTACAATATTTAGTTCGCCACAAATACCAATAGAGAATGATAAAACACACTCTTTAGATACGTCTATTAGAGTAATTCTTTATTTTTTAAGTCAAATTTCTGAAAAGAGGTATATAGAATATAAAGACGCTATTAATGAACTTTTTAAAGTAAATTCTAATAATGAGGTTTTAAAAACTATAATCAATAATAAAATTGGCTATAATAAATCATATTAA